The window CCCAGTTCTAGCAGGGTATGTGTCAAGACAACAATACACTTAGCCATCAATTCGCCAAAAGTCAAGCACAATATGCTAGCGCCGGAGATCGTTCGACGATGAGGGCCGCCGCCTGAGCTTGGCTCCCCGGCGGCCCGCGGTGGGTTAAGAACTTGTAACCGGACCAATCCGGTCGTAATTTATAACCGACGAAATTGGTCGTATTTAATTACGGTATGTTAAAGTTAACCAGAAAGACGGAATATGCGCTGATGGCGTTGAGCCATCTGGTGAATGCCGGCGGCTCCGGCGTGACCAAGGTGCGGAAGATTTCCCAGGACTACCAGATCCCCTTTCCCGTGCTGGCCAAGGTGATGCAGCAGTTGGCCCGTGAGGGCTATGTGACCCCGGTCCAGGGAGCGCAAGGGGGTTACCGGCTGAACATGGACCCTGGAACTGTCAATTTGTGGCAGTTCCTGGAGATGATGGAGGGTCCCCTGGGCCTGGTGGACTGTATCGTCGATGACCAGTGTACCCAGTTGGACGTTTGCAATATCCGCACCCCCATGCAGGCCATCGATCACACCATCAAGTCGGTGTTTCACAGCTTGTCCCTGGAGCAGATCCTGAGGCCGGCCGGGCTAGTGCACGGCTCGGCCTGACCTCACCTAGCGCATAGGATAACGACGTCAGTACCCCCAGTCCTAACTCTGCGGCGGAATCACGCCGCAGTGGGCATCACTATCTGCGAGAGAATTAATGAGCACAGAACTTCGATCCATTGAAAAAATCACCAGCCAGGACTACAAGTACGGCTTTGTCACCGACATCGAGCAGGAGACCATCCCGCCGGGCCTTAGCGAGGATGTGGTACGGCTGATATCGGCCAAGAAGAACGAGCCGGAATTCATGCTGAACTGGCGGCTGAAGGCCTACCGCCACTGGTCGAAGCTGCTTGCGCAGGAGGCCCAGCCCAAGTGGGCCAACATCACCCACGATCCCATCGACTATCAGGCCATCATCTTCTACGCGGCGCCTAAGCAGGCGAAACAGGCGGCCAGCCTGGACGAAGTGGACCCCAAACTGCTGGAGACCTACGCCAAACTGGGCATCCCACTAGAGGAGCAGAAACGCCTGTCCGGGGTGGCGGTGGATGCGGTCTTCGACAGTGTCTCGGTGGCCACCACCTTCAAGGAGGCGCTGGCCGAGGCGGGGGTGATCTTTTGTCCCTTCTCCGAGGCGGTGCGGGAACATCCGCAGCTGGTGAAGCAGTATCTGGGCTCGGTGGTGCCATACAGCGACAATTTCTATGCCACCCTCAACTCGGCGGTGTTCAGCGACGGCTCGTTCGTCTATATCCCCAAGGGGGTGCGTTGCCCCATGGAGCTGTCCACCTACTTCCGCATCAATGCGGCTAATACGGGGCAGTTTGAACGTACGCTGATTATTGCCGATGAGGGCAGCTATGTGAGCTATCTGGAAGGGTGCACCGCGCCCATGCGGGACGAGCACCAGCTGCATGCTGCTGTGGTGGAGCTGATAGCCCTGGATGATGCGGAAATCAGGTACGCCACGGTGCAGAACTGGTACCCGGGCGATGAGAACGGCAAGGGGGGGATCTACAACTTCGTCACCAAGCGGGGCGCCGCCCGAGGGACCAACTCCAAGATTTCCTGGACCCAGGTGGAAACCGGCTCGGCCATTACCTGGAAATACCCCAGCTGCATCCTTCAGGGGGACAACTCGGTGGGGGAGTTCTACTCGGTGGCGCTCACCAACAACTATCAGCAGGCCGATACCGGGACCAAGATGATCCACCTGGGGAAGAACACCCGCAGCACCATCATTTCGAAGGGCATATCCGCCGGCCACGGCCAGAATACTTATCGTGGGCTCGTGCAGGTGATGCCCCAGGCGAGCGGCGCGCGCAACTATTCACAGTGTGATTCGCTGCTCATCGGCGATCAGTGCGGTGCCCATACTTTCCCCTATCTCGACGCCCGCAATGCCACCGCGCAGCTGGAGCACGAGGCCTCTACCTCGAAGATCGGTGAGGACCAGCTCTTCTATGCCCGGCAGCGGGGGTTGTCCACCGAGGACGCTGTGGCGATGATCGTCAACGGCTTCTGCCAGGAGGTGTTTCGCAAGCTGCCCATGGAGTTCGCCGTGGAGGCGCGAGCGCTGCTGAATTTGAGCCTGGAAGGGAGCGTAGGGTGACGGCAGCGGGTTGTGCCTGCGGAGAGTTGATTGAAGTGGGCCAGGAGGCGGCAACGGGTGTCGGTGCGGTCGATTGCGCCGGGAAGGACCTCTGAGCGCGATGCTTGAGATCAAGAATTTGCATGTGGGTGTCCC of the Candidatus Neomarinimicrobiota bacterium genome contains:
- a CDS encoding Rrf2 family transcriptional regulator codes for the protein MLKLTRKTEYALMALSHLVNAGGSGVTKVRKISQDYQIPFPVLAKVMQQLAREGYVTPVQGAQGGYRLNMDPGTVNLWQFLEMMEGPLGLVDCIVDDQCTQLDVCNIRTPMQAIDHTIKSVFHSLSLEQILRPAGLVHGSA
- the sufB gene encoding Fe-S cluster assembly protein SufB — its product is MSTELRSIEKITSQDYKYGFVTDIEQETIPPGLSEDVVRLISAKKNEPEFMLNWRLKAYRHWSKLLAQEAQPKWANITHDPIDYQAIIFYAAPKQAKQAASLDEVDPKLLETYAKLGIPLEEQKRLSGVAVDAVFDSVSVATTFKEALAEAGVIFCPFSEAVREHPQLVKQYLGSVVPYSDNFYATLNSAVFSDGSFVYIPKGVRCPMELSTYFRINAANTGQFERTLIIADEGSYVSYLEGCTAPMRDEHQLHAAVVELIALDDAEIRYATVQNWYPGDENGKGGIYNFVTKRGAARGTNSKISWTQVETGSAITWKYPSCILQGDNSVGEFYSVALTNNYQQADTGTKMIHLGKNTRSTIISKGISAGHGQNTYRGLVQVMPQASGARNYSQCDSLLIGDQCGAHTFPYLDARNATAQLEHEASTSKIGEDQLFYARQRGLSTEDAVAMIVNGFCQEVFRKLPMEFAVEARALLNLSLEGSVG